In Legionella sp. PATHC035, a genomic segment contains:
- the guaB gene encoding IMP dehydrogenase, producing MALSIVQQSLTFDDVLLVPAHSLILPKDVSLRTKLTRAINLNIPLISAAMDTVTEARLAIALAQEGGIGIIHKNMTITAQAEEVRKVKKFESGMVRDPITVTPNITVKELLDVMSKYNFSGVPVVDGEDLVGIVTSRDIRFETNLSLSVEQVMTPKTQLVTVREGASREEVRSLLHKHRIEKLLVVNDAFQLRGLITVKDIQKAKENPYACKDDAEQLRVGAAVGVGEGTDERISALIEAGVDVLVVDTAHGHSQGVLDRVKWIKKHHPEIQVIGGNIATAAAARDLYAVGADAVKVGIGPGSICTTRIVTGVGVPQITAIANVAKELKGKIPVIADGGIRFSGDVCKALAAGADTVMLGSMFAGTEESPGEIELYQGRTYKNYRGMGSIGAMASSQGSSDRYFQDASLGSEKLVPEGIEGRVPYKGSAQTIIHQLLGGLRSCMGYTGCENIEQLHTKAEFVQVTNAGMRESHVHDVSITKQAPNYQVDN from the coding sequence ATGGCGCTTTCTATTGTGCAGCAATCATTAACCTTTGACGATGTACTACTTGTTCCTGCACACTCTTTAATACTTCCTAAAGATGTGTCTTTGAGAACAAAATTAACTCGTGCGATTAACTTGAATATTCCTCTTATATCAGCAGCCATGGATACTGTTACTGAGGCGCGCTTAGCCATTGCCTTAGCGCAAGAAGGTGGTATCGGTATTATACATAAAAATATGACCATCACGGCACAGGCTGAAGAAGTTCGAAAAGTGAAAAAATTTGAAAGTGGCATGGTTAGGGATCCAATCACTGTGACTCCTAATATCACTGTTAAAGAATTACTGGATGTAATGTCTAAGTATAATTTTTCAGGGGTTCCTGTAGTTGATGGAGAAGATTTAGTTGGTATCGTAACGAGTCGTGATATCCGTTTTGAAACCAATTTGTCTTTGAGTGTCGAACAAGTGATGACTCCTAAGACGCAATTAGTTACGGTTAGAGAGGGAGCGAGTCGCGAAGAAGTACGTAGTTTATTACACAAGCATCGTATTGAAAAACTGCTTGTGGTAAACGATGCTTTTCAATTACGTGGGTTAATTACAGTAAAAGACATCCAGAAAGCTAAAGAAAATCCTTATGCGTGTAAAGACGATGCGGAGCAATTACGTGTTGGCGCAGCTGTTGGTGTGGGTGAGGGCACTGATGAACGTATTAGTGCACTGATTGAAGCCGGTGTAGATGTCCTTGTTGTAGATACGGCTCATGGACATTCGCAAGGCGTACTCGATCGTGTTAAATGGATTAAGAAGCACCATCCAGAGATACAGGTGATTGGAGGAAATATAGCTACTGCTGCGGCAGCTCGTGATTTATATGCTGTAGGTGCGGACGCTGTAAAAGTGGGTATAGGCCCAGGTTCTATCTGTACTACGCGGATCGTAACCGGTGTTGGGGTTCCACAAATTACTGCCATCGCCAATGTGGCAAAAGAACTTAAAGGAAAAATTCCTGTAATAGCAGATGGTGGAATACGTTTTTCTGGTGATGTGTGTAAAGCACTTGCTGCAGGTGCTGATACAGTAATGCTTGGAAGCATGTTTGCAGGAACAGAAGAGTCACCAGGTGAAATTGAATTATATCAAGGTAGAACTTATAAGAATTATCGAGGTATGGGATCAATTGGTGCCATGGCTTCATCACAAGGCTCCAGTGATCGTTATTTCCAGGACGCCTCATTAGGTTCAGAAAAATTAGTTCCAGAAGGAATTGAAGGTCGTGTTCCTTATAAAGGATCGGCGCAAACAATTATTCACCAGTTGTTAGGTGGTTTGCGTTCTTGCATGGGCTATACAGGATGTGAAAATATCGAACAATTACATACTAAGGCTGAATTTGTACAAGTGACTAATGCAGGAATGAGAGAATCACACGTCCATGATGTCAGTATTACGAAACAGGCGCCAAACTATCAGGTGGATAATTAA
- the tadA gene encoding tRNA adenosine(34) deaminase TadA, which translates to MNDHYWMQKAYEQAILAQNEGEVPVGAVLVSKDNQLLGLGRNVTQNSHDPSDHAEVRAIRHASQQLKNHRLLDTTLYVTLEPCAMCAGLIVHARIKRVVFATRDFKAGAAGSVYNLLQGYPLNHKVQIDEGIMQAECSLLLTEFFQILR; encoded by the coding sequence ATGAACGATCACTATTGGATGCAAAAAGCATATGAGCAGGCAATTCTAGCCCAAAATGAAGGAGAAGTTCCTGTTGGTGCCGTATTGGTAAGCAAAGATAATCAGTTATTAGGCTTAGGACGAAATGTCACACAAAACAGTCATGATCCATCGGATCACGCAGAAGTCCGTGCAATCAGGCATGCATCGCAACAGCTAAAAAATCACCGACTATTAGATACAACGCTCTATGTGACTCTTGAACCTTGCGCTATGTGCGCGGGACTTATTGTTCATGCCCGAATTAAAAGAGTAGTTTTTGCAACCCGAGATTTTAAAGCAGGAGCCGCAGGATCCGTCTACAACTTATTGCAGGGTTATCCTTTAAATCATAAAGTTCAAATTGATGAGGGAATTATGCAAGCGGAATGTTCTTTATTGCTGACAGAATTTTTTCAAATATTGCGGTAA
- the guaA gene encoding glutamine-hydrolyzing GMP synthase has protein sequence MNDLKQHPLLILDFGSQYTQLIARRVRELGVYCEIHPFNITQEEFASLSPCGIILSGGPATVTHDENPRAPQWLFTTGIPILGICYGMQTMAVQLGGEVQSSSMREFGYAELKLHGHSKLFSQIEDRLNTDGNALLDVWMSHGDKVTKLPVGFKVICETRNAPIAGMADENRHMYGVQFHPEVTHTLQGMRILHRFVVDICKASTNWTSELIIDEAISKIRTKVGTEKVLLGLSGGVDSSVVAALLHKAIGKQLVCVFVDTGLLRFNEADEVMEMFGKHMGIEVIAVQAEERFLNALKGVTCPEEKRKIIGRTFIEVFDEEALKIPGVSWLAQGTIYPDVIESAATSTNGASVVIKSHHNVGGLPETLNLKLLEPIRELFKDEVRNIGLELGLPHDMVYRHPFPGPGLGVRILAEVKKEYADILRRADAIFIEELRKADLYHKVSQAFAVFLPVKSVGVMGDGRKYDYVICLRAVETVDFMTAHWSQLPWDFLGHVSNRIINEVDGVSRVTYDISGKPPATIEWE, from the coding sequence ATGAACGATTTAAAGCAACATCCTTTACTGATCCTTGATTTTGGTTCTCAATACACACAATTGATCGCTCGCCGAGTACGTGAGCTAGGTGTATATTGTGAAATTCATCCTTTCAACATAACCCAAGAAGAGTTTGCTTCTCTAAGTCCTTGTGGCATCATTTTATCTGGTGGCCCAGCAACTGTAACCCACGATGAAAACCCACGAGCACCCCAATGGTTATTTACAACGGGAATTCCTATTTTGGGGATTTGCTATGGAATGCAAACCATGGCAGTACAATTAGGGGGCGAAGTGCAGTCATCCTCTATGAGAGAATTTGGTTATGCTGAATTGAAGTTGCATGGTCACAGCAAATTGTTTTCGCAAATTGAAGATCGCCTTAATACTGATGGAAATGCTTTATTAGATGTTTGGATGAGCCATGGAGATAAGGTGACGAAATTACCTGTTGGTTTTAAGGTAATTTGTGAAACGCGTAATGCTCCCATCGCCGGAATGGCTGATGAAAATCGTCATATGTATGGTGTGCAATTTCATCCAGAAGTAACCCATACTCTGCAAGGGATGCGTATTTTACATCGTTTCGTTGTAGATATTTGCAAGGCTTCAACCAATTGGACGTCAGAACTTATTATTGATGAAGCAATCAGTAAAATCAGAACTAAGGTAGGAACAGAAAAGGTTCTACTTGGTCTATCGGGTGGTGTCGATTCTTCGGTAGTTGCTGCTTTATTGCATAAGGCTATTGGCAAACAATTAGTTTGTGTTTTTGTTGATACGGGCTTGCTGCGCTTTAATGAAGCAGATGAAGTTATGGAGATGTTTGGCAAGCACATGGGTATTGAAGTGATTGCTGTTCAAGCAGAAGAGAGATTTTTAAATGCTCTGAAAGGGGTGACTTGCCCTGAGGAAAAAAGAAAAATTATTGGACGTACTTTCATCGAAGTATTTGATGAGGAAGCACTAAAAATTCCTGGAGTTTCATGGTTGGCACAAGGAACGATTTATCCTGATGTTATTGAGTCGGCAGCAACGAGTACCAATGGTGCTTCTGTGGTCATTAAATCGCACCATAATGTAGGTGGATTGCCAGAAACTTTGAACTTAAAACTATTAGAGCCTATCCGTGAATTATTTAAAGATGAAGTGCGAAATATTGGTCTTGAGTTAGGTTTGCCACATGACATGGTTTATCGCCATCCATTTCCTGGTCCTGGATTGGGGGTGCGAATTTTGGCAGAAGTGAAAAAGGAATATGCAGATATTTTACGTCGAGCGGATGCTATTTTTATTGAAGAATTGAGAAAAGCTGATCTTTATCATAAAGTCAGTCAGGCTTTTGCGGTATTTTTACCGGTTAAAAGTGTGGGTGTGATGGGGGATGGACGTAAATACGATTATGTGATTTGTCTTCGGGCTGTTGAGACGGTCGATTTTATGACAGCACATTGGTCGCAATTACCTTGGGACTTTCTCGGCCATGTATCGAATCGCATTATTAATGAAGTAGATGGGGTATCTCGTGTAACGTATGATATTTCAGGTAAACCACCAGCTACAATTGAATGGGAATAA